TCGGCGTGCAGCCGCAGGCCGTCCACCTCGGCCTCCGCACCGGGCAGCGGCACGCGGCCGAGCCGCTGCGCGAGCAGGCCGCCGACCGTCTCCACGTCGTGGCCGGTCAGGTCCAGGCCGAACAGCTCGCCCAGGTCACCGACGCCCAGCCGGGCGGACACCCGCACCGTGCGCTCGTCCACGTGCTCGACCGGCGGCCGTTCCTCCAGATCGGACTCGTCGGTGATCTCGCCGACGATCTCCTCGAGGATGTCCTCGATGGTCAGCAGGCCCGCGGTGCCGCCGTACTCGTCGACGGCGATCGCCAGGTGGTTGTGCGACACCTGCATCTCGCGCAGCAGGTCGTCCAGCCGCTTGGAGTCCGGCACGAAGCTCGCCGGGTACATCAGCTCCGACACCGGCCGGGCCTCGCCGCCGTCGAGCTGCGCGCGCACCAGGTCCTTGATGTTCACCACGCCGACGACGTCGTCCACGGACTCGCCGATCGCCGGCAGCCGGGTGTAGCCGGTGCGCAGCGACAGGGCCAGCGCCTGGCGGACGCTCTTGGTCTGCTCGATCCAGATGATCTCGGTGCGCGGCACCATCACCTCCCGCGCGACCGTGTCGCCCAGCTCGAACACCGAGTGGATCATCTCCCGCTCGCCGGGCTCCACCACCCCGCGCTCCTCGGCCAGGTCGACCAGCTCGCGCAGTTCGATTTCGGTGGTGAACGGGCCTTCCCGGAAGCCCTGGCCGGGGGTGATCGCGTTACCGATGATGATCAGCAGCCGGGACAGCGGCCCCAGGACCGACCCGAGCACGCGGACCGGCCAGGCCACGACCGTGCCCACCCGGTACGGGTGCTGCCGGCCGATGGTGCGCGGGCCGACACCGATGAGGACGTAGCTGACCAGCAGCATCACCAGCGCCGCCACCAGCAGCGCGAGCCCCTCGGGGCGGATCCAGCGCAGGAAAACGACCGTGACCAGCACCGTCGCGGTCAGCTCACACCCCAGCCGCAGCAGCACCAGCAGGTTGATGTGCCGCCGCCGCTCGTCGATCACCGCGGCCAGCTGGCGCGCGCCCGGCCGGCCCAGCCGGACCAGCCCGTCGGCGCGGGCCTTGGACACGCTGCTGACCGCCGCGTCGGCGGCCGCGAGCACACCGCCCAGCAGGACGAGCGCCACGGCGATCACCAGCAGAGCGGCCGAACTCGCCATCTCCGGCGGCCTCAGCTCTCGGCGTCGGCCGGGCCGTCCAGGCCCGCGGCACCCAGCAGCCGGTCGTCGGCCGTGCGCTGCGCGTCCTGCCGCTTCGCCTCGGCGACCGCGGCCTTGAAGTCGGCGAGGATCCGCTTCTGCAGGCCGAACATCTCGCGCTCCTCGGCGGGTTCGGCGTGGTCGTAGCCGAGCAGGTGCAGCACGCCGTGCACGGTCAGCAGGTGCAGTTCGTCGAGCAGCGAGTGACCGGCCGTGCGGGCCTGGTCCCGGGCGAACGCCGGGCACAGCACGATGTCGCCGAGCAGCGCCGGCGACGGGTCGCCCGCGTCGGGGCGGCGGGCGGCGTCCAGCTCGTCCATCGGGAAGGCCATGACGTCGGTGGGACCGGGCAGGTCCATCCACCGTTCGTGCAGGTCCGACATGACATCCAGGGTCACCAGCACCACCGACAGCTCGGCGAGCGGGCTGACCTCCATGCGGTCCAGTGCGAAGCGGGCGGCGGAGACGATCGACGTCTCGTCCACCGCGACACCGGACTCGTTCGCGATTTCGATGGTCATGCTCAGTGACGGCCCCGCCAGCCCGAACTGACACCGCCCGGGCCTCGTTCCGCGTCCTGCTCGGCCTGCCACCGCTCGTAGGCGTCCACGATGTCCCCGACTAGCCGGTGGCGGACCACGTCGGAGCTGGTCAGCGTGGCGAAGTGCAAATCTTCCACGCCTTCCAGGATCTCACGCACCACCCGCAAGCCGGACTTCTGCCCGCTCGGCAGGTCCACCTGCGTGATGTCCCCGGTCACCACGATCTTCGAGCCGAAGCCGAGCCGGGTGAGGAACATCTTCATCTGCTCGGGTGTGGTGTTCTGGGCCTCGTCGAGGATGATGAACGCGTCGTTGAGGGTGCGGCCGCGCATGTAGGCCAGCGGCGCGATCTCGATCGTGCCCGCCTGGATCAGGCGCGGGATCGAGTCCGGGTCGACCATGTCGTGCAGCGCGTCGTAGAGCGGCCGCAGATACGGGTCGATCTTCTCGGACAACGTGCCCGGCAGGAACCCCAGCCGCTCCCCCGCCTCGACCGCGGGGCGGGTGAGGATGATCCGGGTGATCTGCTTGGCCTGCAGCGCCTGCACGGCCTTCGCCATCGCCAGGTACGTCTTGCCGGTGCCGGCCGGGCCGACACCGAAGACGATCGTGTGCTTGTCGATGGCGTCGACGTAGCGCTTCTGGTTCAGCGTCTTGGGTCGGATGGTGCGGCCGCGCCGGGACAGGATGTCCATGCTCAGCACCTCGGCCGGCGACTCCGCGCCGCCCGCCGAGAGCATGCCGACGGTGCGGCGCACGGTGTCCGGTCCGACCTGCTGGCCGCGCCCGGCCAGGGCGACCAGTTCGGCGAACACGCGCTCGCCGAACGCGACGTCCGCGGGCTCCCCGGTGAGGGTGACCTCGTTGCCCCGGACGTGCACGTCTGCCGCCAGCAGTTCCTCGGCGACCCGCAGGTTCTCGTCGCGGGATCCGAGCAGCGTCAGCACGGCGCCGTCCGGGATGGGGAACCTCGACTGCGCGCTGCGCGTGGTTCGTGCGGTTCCGGTGGTCTCAGCGACGCCCCCGGTGTCGGGGACGTCCGATCGGGCGGCTCCACCCTGTGCGGTTCCGGCCAAGTGTCCTCGGGCCTGCCTTCTGCGTTTCCGCTGCTCGCTTCCTGCCTACCCCGTCGATGCTAGCGGGCCGGGCACCGCAGGCGCAGGCGGTTACTTCGCGAGTCGCCCGAAGAACCCCAGCTGTTCCCCGCCCAGGACGTGCGCGTGCACGTGGAAGACGGTCTGGCCGGCGTCACTGTCCGTGTTGAAGACCACGCGGTAGCCGGACTCCGCGATGCCCTCCAGTTCCGCCACCTTGGCGGCCGTGGTCAGCATGTCGGCGAGCAGTTGCGGATCGGCCGCAGCCAGCTCGGCGACATTGCGGTGGCGCTTCTTCGGAACCACGAGAACGTGCACGCGAGCCTGCGGGTGGATATCGCGAAACGCGAAAGTCGTTTCAGTTTCGTACACCTTCTCGCTCGGAATCTCACCCGCGATGATCCGCTCGAACAACGTCTCGGCATCAGTCATGCGGCGAACCCTATCGCGCGGCGGGATACCCGGCGCCACAACGGAACCAATGATTCGCGGGGAGACGCCGCGGGGCGGTGGAGCCTGGGGGTCGCTCCACCGCCTCCGCGGCTCCGCCGGACCGAGGGGGAGGTGTCCGGCGGGGCTTCGGGGCACCCGGGGACGACCCC
The sequence above is a segment of the Amycolatopsis viridis genome. Coding sequences within it:
- a CDS encoding hemolysin family protein, with amino-acid sequence MASSAALLVIAVALVLLGGVLAAADAAVSSVSKARADGLVRLGRPGARQLAAVIDERRRHINLLVLLRLGCELTATVLVTVVFLRWIRPEGLALLVAALVMLLVSYVLIGVGPRTIGRQHPYRVGTVVAWPVRVLGSVLGPLSRLLIIIGNAITPGQGFREGPFTTEIELRELVDLAEERGVVEPGEREMIHSVFELGDTVAREVMVPRTEIIWIEQTKSVRQALALSLRTGYTRLPAIGESVDDVVGVVNIKDLVRAQLDGGEARPVSELMYPASFVPDSKRLDDLLREMQVSHNHLAIAVDEYGGTAGLLTIEDILEEIVGEITDESDLEERPPVEHVDERTVRVSARLGVGDLGELFGLDLTGHDVETVGGLLAQRLGRVPLPGAEAEVDGLRLHAEGGKDRRGRMRITTVVVQAESDELAGRRVRTGNGDHDEADRSVDHA
- the ybeY gene encoding rRNA maturation RNase YbeY; this translates as MTIEIANESGVAVDETSIVSAARFALDRMEVSPLAELSVVLVTLDVMSDLHERWMDLPGPTDVMAFPMDELDAARRPDAGDPSPALLGDIVLCPAFARDQARTAGHSLLDELHLLTVHGVLHLLGYDHAEPAEEREMFGLQKRILADFKAAVAEAKRQDAQRTADDRLLGAAGLDGPADAES
- a CDS encoding PhoH family protein produces the protein MAGTAQGGAARSDVPDTGGVAETTGTARTTRSAQSRFPIPDGAVLTLLGSRDENLRVAEELLAADVHVRGNEVTLTGEPADVAFGERVFAELVALAGRGQQVGPDTVRRTVGMLSAGGAESPAEVLSMDILSRRGRTIRPKTLNQKRYVDAIDKHTIVFGVGPAGTGKTYLAMAKAVQALQAKQITRIILTRPAVEAGERLGFLPGTLSEKIDPYLRPLYDALHDMVDPDSIPRLIQAGTIEIAPLAYMRGRTLNDAFIILDEAQNTTPEQMKMFLTRLGFGSKIVVTGDITQVDLPSGQKSGLRVVREILEGVEDLHFATLTSSDVVRHRLVGDIVDAYERWQAEQDAERGPGGVSSGWRGRH
- a CDS encoding histidine triad nucleotide-binding protein, which translates into the protein MTDAETLFERIIAGEIPSEKVYETETTFAFRDIHPQARVHVLVVPKKRHRNVAELAAADPQLLADMLTTAAKVAELEGIAESGYRVVFNTDSDAGQTVFHVHAHVLGGEQLGFFGRLAK